In one Mycobacterium sp. NBC_00419 genomic region, the following are encoded:
- a CDS encoding Maf family protein, with protein sequence MTRVVLGSASSGRLRVLRNAGIDPLVIVSGVDEDAIVERLGRGADPADVVNALAQAKAESVRNELDDEVAADCVVIGCDSMLFIDGQLRGKPGTPEQAVQQWNSMAGRDGHLYTGHCVIRILDGTTTHLQTRAAVTTVRFSSPGDTDLAAYIASGEPLNVAGAFTLDGLGGWFVDGVDGDPSNVVGIGLSLTHELFNGVGLSIGALWAANPVG encoded by the coding sequence ATGACCCGGGTCGTTCTGGGTTCGGCGTCCTCGGGACGCCTACGGGTGTTGCGCAACGCCGGGATCGATCCGCTGGTCATCGTCTCCGGTGTCGACGAGGACGCGATTGTCGAGCGCCTCGGTCGCGGCGCCGATCCCGCCGACGTGGTCAACGCGCTGGCTCAGGCCAAAGCGGAGTCGGTGCGCAACGAACTGGACGACGAGGTCGCCGCGGATTGCGTTGTGATCGGCTGTGATTCGATGCTGTTCATCGACGGTCAGCTGCGGGGTAAACCGGGAACACCGGAACAAGCTGTGCAGCAATGGAATTCAATGGCCGGCCGAGACGGCCATCTCTACACGGGGCACTGCGTGATCCGCATCCTCGACGGCACGACCACCCACCTGCAGACCCGGGCCGCGGTCACCACGGTGCGGTTCAGCTCCCCCGGTGACACCGACCTGGCCGCCTACATCGCCAGCGGCGAACCGCTCAACGTCGCGGGCGCGTTCACCCTCGACGGGCTGGGCGGCTGGTTCGTCGATGGCGTGGACGGTGACCCGTCGAACGTGGTGGGCATCGGGCTGTCGCTCACGCACGAGCTGTTCAACGGCGTCGGGCTGTCGATCGGCGCGCTGTGGGCCGCCAATCCGGTCGGCTGA
- a CDS encoding sulfurtransferase, which produces MPLSADPSPALKDYAHPERLVTADWLSAHLGSKGLAIVESDEDVLLYDIGHIPGAVKIDWHTDLNDPNVRDYIDGEQFAALMNRKGISRDDTVVIYGDKSNWWAAYALWVFTLFGHQDVRLLDGGRDLWISDGRDTTLDVPSKATTGYPVVERNDAAIRAYKDDVLASLGHSTLIDVRSPQEYTGERTHMPDYPEEGALRGGHIPTAVSVPWAKAAEDSGRFRSRTALEDVYSFVKPGDDIIAYCRIGERSSHTWFVLTYLLGIPGVRNYDGSWTEWGNTVRVPIVAGEDPGTVPGAS; this is translated from the coding sequence GTGCCGCTTTCTGCAGATCCCAGCCCCGCCCTCAAGGACTACGCCCACCCCGAGCGCCTGGTCACAGCCGACTGGCTGTCGGCTCACCTCGGCTCCAAGGGCCTGGCGATCGTGGAGTCCGACGAAGACGTTCTGCTCTACGACATCGGCCACATCCCCGGTGCGGTCAAGATCGACTGGCACACCGACCTCAACGATCCGAACGTGCGCGACTACATCGACGGTGAGCAGTTCGCCGCGTTGATGAACCGCAAGGGCATCTCCCGCGACGACACCGTGGTCATCTACGGCGACAAGAGCAACTGGTGGGCCGCCTACGCACTGTGGGTCTTCACGCTGTTCGGCCATCAAGACGTGCGACTGCTCGACGGCGGCCGCGATCTGTGGATCTCCGACGGCCGCGACACCACGCTGGACGTGCCGAGCAAGGCCACCACCGGCTACCCCGTCGTCGAGCGCAACGATGCCGCCATCCGCGCCTACAAGGACGATGTGCTGGCCTCCCTTGGTCATTCGACGCTGATAGACGTCCGCTCACCGCAGGAGTACACCGGGGAGCGCACCCACATGCCCGACTATCCCGAGGAAGGCGCCCTGCGCGGCGGCCACATCCCCACCGCCGTGTCGGTGCCGTGGGCCAAGGCCGCCGAGGACAGCGGCCGGTTCCGCAGCCGGACCGCCCTGGAGGACGTCTACTCGTTCGTCAAGCCAGGCGACGACATCATCGCCTACTGCCGAATCGGCGAGCGCTCCAGCCACACCTGGTTCGTGCTGACCTACCTGCTGGGGATCCCGGGGGTGCGCAACTACGACGGGTCCTGGACCGAGTGGGGCAACACCGTGCGGGTGCCGATCGTGGCCGGCGAAGACCCGGGAACGGTTCCCGGCGCGTCATGA
- a CDS encoding PH domain-containing protein, whose product MGYPENVLADDEQVVLHRHPHWKRLIGPVFVLLLSTAAAAFVAALVNRTGWDPTAKKVLYIVIAAIWVILVGWLTVWRFFTWLTTHFVITDRRVMFRHGLLTRTGIDIPLARVNSVEFRHGLFDRMLRTGTLVIESASQDPLEFYDIPRVEQVHSLLYHEVFDTLGSEESDSRAARRPAPPAD is encoded by the coding sequence ATGGGATATCCCGAGAATGTGCTCGCCGACGACGAGCAGGTCGTGCTGCACCGGCACCCGCATTGGAAGCGGCTGATCGGCCCGGTGTTCGTCCTGCTGCTCAGCACTGCGGCGGCGGCGTTCGTCGCGGCACTGGTGAACCGGACCGGTTGGGATCCGACCGCCAAGAAGGTGCTCTACATCGTCATCGCGGCGATCTGGGTGATTCTGGTCGGCTGGCTCACGGTGTGGCGGTTCTTCACCTGGCTGACAACACATTTCGTGATCACCGACCGCCGGGTCATGTTCCGCCACGGGCTACTCACCCGCACCGGCATCGACATCCCGCTGGCGCGGGTGAACAGTGTCGAATTCCGGCACGGCCTGTTCGACCGCATGCTGCGGACAGGCACCTTAGTCATCGAATCGGCGTCGCAGGATCCCCTTGAGTTCTACGACATTCCCCGCGTAGAACAGGTGCACTCACTGCTGTATCACGAAGTTTTCGACACCTTGGGTTCGGAGGAATCCGACAGTCGCGCCGCGCGCAGGCCCGCGCCGCCGGCCGACTGA
- a CDS encoding biotin--[acetyl-CoA-carboxylase] ligase — translation MTRVDRSPLNLASLRRQLVGPDGLQRLDVVEDTGSTNADLLARHAAGEDITGAVLLAEHQSAGRGRNGRSWSAPPRSQIALSIGVDAANVPPAAWGWLPLLTGVALVGAVQQTTGIRAAVKWPNDVLVDNGKLAGILAEVAAPDPVIVVGLGLNVTLTPQEAPDPRATSLAMLGATVLDRDAITVAIVAELSAAIRRWHHAQGPNEALVENYRRTSATLGSRVRALLPGDREIIGTATQIDELGRLLIDTDTGVVTVSAGDITHLRAAD, via the coding sequence CTGACCCGCGTGGACCGCTCCCCGCTGAACCTCGCCTCACTCCGCCGGCAGCTGGTGGGCCCCGACGGACTGCAGCGCCTCGACGTTGTCGAGGACACCGGCTCCACCAACGCCGACCTGTTGGCACGCCACGCCGCCGGGGAGGACATCACCGGAGCGGTGCTGCTCGCCGAGCATCAGAGCGCGGGGCGTGGCCGCAACGGCCGCAGCTGGTCGGCGCCCCCGCGTTCCCAGATCGCCCTGTCCATCGGGGTCGACGCCGCGAATGTGCCTCCGGCAGCGTGGGGTTGGCTGCCCCTGCTCACCGGCGTGGCACTGGTCGGTGCGGTGCAGCAGACGACCGGCATCCGGGCCGCGGTGAAGTGGCCCAACGACGTCCTCGTCGACAACGGCAAGCTGGCCGGCATCCTGGCCGAGGTCGCCGCACCCGATCCGGTGATCGTCGTGGGCCTCGGACTCAACGTCACCCTCACCCCGCAGGAGGCGCCCGACCCGCGGGCCACCTCGCTGGCGATGCTCGGCGCCACGGTGCTCGACCGCGACGCGATCACCGTCGCGATCGTGGCAGAACTGAGCGCCGCGATCCGGCGCTGGCACCACGCGCAGGGACCCAACGAAGCGCTCGTCGAGAACTACCGGCGCACCAGCGCCACCCTGGGCAGCCGGGTCCGCGCGCTGCTTCCCGGTGATCGCGAAATCATCGGCACCGCAACACAAATCGACGAACTCGGTCGCCTACTCATCGACACCGACACCGGGGTGGTGACGGTCTCGGCGGGTGACATCACCCACCTGCGCGCCGCCGACTAA
- a CDS encoding 5-(carboxyamino)imidazole ribonucleotide synthase, with the protein MGAVPNDPRPPIVAMVGGGQLARMTHQAAIALGQSLRVLAVSPDDPAAQVAPDVVIGAHTDLEALRKAASGAAALTFDHEHVPTEMLEVLIAEGVTVAPPPQALVHAQDKLVMRRKLEALGAPIPRFTAVSSLADLEAFSERIGGAPVVVKTVRGGYDGRGVVLTRDLAHAREVVEGYLADGVPVLLEERVSMRRELSALVARSPFGQGAAWPIVETVQRDGICVTVVAPAQGLSEDVASSAEQLGLRLAAELGVVGVLAVELFETTDGDLLVNELAMRPHNSGHWTMDGAVTSQFEQHLRAVLDYPLGDTSAIAPVTVMANVLGAQEEPSMGLDERLHHLFGRIPEAKVHLYGKAARPGRKVGHVNIVGRAGADPDRVRERAERAAHWLSHAQWTDGWDGHA; encoded by the coding sequence ATGGGGGCCGTGCCGAACGACCCCAGACCTCCGATCGTCGCCATGGTGGGCGGCGGACAACTGGCCAGGATGACCCACCAGGCCGCGATCGCCCTTGGCCAAAGTTTGCGGGTGCTCGCCGTGAGCCCCGACGACCCGGCCGCCCAGGTCGCTCCCGACGTGGTGATCGGGGCCCACACCGACCTGGAGGCCCTGCGTAAGGCCGCCTCCGGTGCCGCTGCGCTGACCTTCGACCACGAGCATGTGCCGACCGAGATGCTCGAGGTGCTCATTGCCGAGGGTGTGACGGTCGCACCGCCCCCGCAGGCCCTGGTGCACGCCCAGGACAAGCTGGTGATGCGCCGCAAGCTCGAGGCACTGGGCGCGCCGATCCCGCGGTTCACCGCCGTGTCGTCCCTTGCCGACCTCGAGGCGTTCAGCGAACGCATCGGCGGCGCCCCGGTGGTGGTCAAGACCGTCCGCGGCGGTTACGACGGCCGCGGCGTGGTGCTGACGCGGGACCTGGCGCACGCCCGGGAGGTGGTCGAGGGTTACCTGGCCGACGGCGTGCCGGTGCTGTTGGAGGAGCGGGTGTCCATGCGCCGGGAGCTGTCGGCCCTGGTGGCCCGCTCACCGTTCGGGCAGGGCGCGGCGTGGCCGATCGTGGAGACCGTGCAGCGCGACGGCATCTGCGTGACCGTGGTGGCGCCTGCGCAGGGGCTGTCCGAGGACGTGGCCTCGTCGGCCGAGCAGTTGGGGCTGCGGCTGGCCGCCGAACTGGGTGTGGTCGGCGTGCTGGCGGTCGAGCTGTTCGAGACCACCGACGGCGACCTGCTGGTCAACGAGCTGGCGATGCGTCCGCACAACTCCGGCCACTGGACCATGGACGGTGCGGTCACCAGCCAGTTCGAGCAGCATCTGCGGGCGGTGCTGGACTACCCGCTCGGTGACACCAGCGCGATCGCGCCGGTGACGGTGATGGCCAATGTGCTTGGCGCGCAAGAGGAACCGTCGATGGGACTTGACGAGCGGCTGCACCATCTGTTCGGCCGCATCCCGGAAGCCAAGGTGCACCTGTACGGCAAGGCGGCGCGGCCCGGACGCAAGGTGGGCCACGTCAACATCGTGGGTCGCGCGGGTGCGGACCCGGACCGTGTTCGTGAGCGTGCCGAGCGGGCGGCACACTGGTTGTCGCACGCGCAGTGGACCGACGGATGGGACGGGCATGCCTGA
- a CDS encoding GtrA family protein, translating to MSFADATIARLPRPMRPFAERHHELIKFAIVGATTFIIDSAIFYTLKLTILEPKPVTAKVISGIVAVIASYVLNREWSFRNRGGRERSHEALLFFGFSGVGVLLSMAPLWFSSYVLEMRVPHVTLTVENIADFVSAYVIGNLLQMAFRFWAFRRWVFPDELGGDPDRALESALTDGGLAEAMEDEYEAGGGVVTPLRRRRRGGLGQSAGGAGLRAARLSDSSEPKVSKTS from the coding sequence GTGTCTTTCGCTGATGCCACCATCGCTCGGTTGCCCCGACCGATGCGGCCCTTTGCCGAGCGGCATCACGAACTCATCAAGTTCGCGATCGTCGGCGCCACGACGTTCATCATCGACTCGGCGATTTTCTACACGCTGAAGCTGACGATCCTCGAACCCAAGCCGGTCACCGCCAAGGTGATCTCCGGCATCGTCGCGGTGATCGCGTCCTACGTGCTCAACCGCGAATGGAGCTTCCGTAACCGTGGCGGGCGGGAACGCAGCCATGAGGCGCTGCTGTTCTTCGGCTTCAGCGGCGTTGGCGTGTTGCTCAGCATGGCCCCGCTGTGGTTCTCCAGCTATGTGCTGGAAATGCGGGTGCCGCATGTGACCCTGACCGTCGAGAACATCGCCGACTTCGTCTCCGCGTACGTCATCGGCAACCTGCTACAGATGGCGTTCCGGTTCTGGGCCTTCCGGCGCTGGGTGTTCCCCGACGAACTGGGCGGTGACCCCGACCGGGCACTGGAGTCCGCACTGACCGACGGCGGCCTGGCCGAGGCGATGGAAGACGAGTACGAAGCCGGCGGCGGTGTGGTGACTCCGCTGCGGCGGCGCCGCCGCGGAGGGCTAGGTCAGTCGGCCGGCGGCGCGGGCCTGCGCGCGGCGCGACTGTCGGATTCCTCCGAACCCAAGGTGTCGAAAACTTCGTGA
- a CDS encoding acyl-CoA carboxylase subunit beta has protein sequence MTSVKEPAAEHTIDIHTTAGKLADLRKRAEEALHPVGETAVEKVHAKGKLTARERILALLDEGSFVELDALARHRSTNFGLSENRPVGDGVVTGYGTIDGREVCIFSQDATVFGGSLGEVYGEKIVKVQELALKTGRPLIGINDGAGARIQEGVVSLGLYSKIFRNNILASGVIPQISLIMGAAAGGHVYSPALTDFVIMVDQTSQMFITGPDVIKTVTGEDVTMEELGGAHTHMAKSGTVHYVASGEQDALDYVRDLLSYLPPNNYADPPRYPAPPHPGAIEDSLTDEDLELDTLIPDSPNQPYDMHEVITRILDDDEFLEVQAGYAQNIIVGFGRVDGRAVGIVANQPTQFAGCLDINASEKAARFVRTCDCFNIPIVMLVDVPGFLPGTEQEFNGIIRRGAKLLYAYGEATVAKITVITRKAYGGAYCVMGSKDMGCDVNVAWPTAQIAVMGASGAVGFVYRSQLKDAAAKGEDVDALRLELQQDYEDTLVNPYVAAERGYVDAVIPPSHTRGYIATALRLLERKIAQVPPKKHGNIPL, from the coding sequence ATGACGAGCGTTAAGGAACCGGCGGCCGAGCACACGATCGACATCCACACGACGGCCGGCAAGCTGGCTGATCTCCGCAAGCGCGCCGAAGAAGCGCTCCACCCGGTGGGTGAGACCGCCGTGGAGAAGGTCCACGCCAAGGGCAAGCTGACCGCTCGCGAGCGCATCCTGGCCCTGCTGGACGAGGGCTCGTTCGTCGAGCTCGACGCCCTGGCCCGGCACCGCTCCACCAACTTCGGCCTGTCCGAGAACCGCCCGGTCGGCGACGGCGTGGTGACCGGCTACGGCACCATCGACGGCCGCGAGGTCTGCATCTTCAGTCAGGACGCCACGGTGTTCGGCGGCAGCCTCGGCGAGGTCTACGGCGAGAAGATCGTCAAGGTGCAGGAGCTGGCCCTCAAGACCGGCCGCCCGCTGATCGGCATCAATGACGGCGCCGGCGCCCGCATCCAGGAGGGTGTGGTCTCCCTGGGCCTCTACAGCAAGATCTTCCGCAACAACATCCTGGCCTCCGGCGTGATCCCGCAGATCTCGCTGATCATGGGTGCCGCCGCCGGTGGCCACGTCTACTCCCCCGCGCTGACCGACTTCGTCATCATGGTCGACCAGACCAGCCAGATGTTCATCACCGGACCCGACGTCATCAAGACCGTCACCGGTGAGGACGTCACCATGGAGGAACTGGGCGGTGCCCATACCCACATGGCCAAGTCGGGCACGGTGCACTACGTCGCCTCCGGCGAGCAGGACGCCCTCGACTACGTCCGCGACCTGTTGAGCTACCTGCCGCCCAACAACTACGCCGACCCGCCGCGCTACCCCGCGCCGCCGCACCCGGGTGCGATCGAGGACAGCCTGACCGACGAGGATCTCGAACTCGACACGCTGATCCCGGACTCGCCGAACCAGCCGTACGACATGCACGAGGTCATCACCCGGATCCTCGACGACGACGAGTTCCTCGAGGTGCAAGCCGGTTACGCGCAGAACATCATCGTCGGCTTCGGTCGCGTCGACGGCCGCGCGGTCGGCATCGTGGCCAACCAGCCCACCCAGTTCGCCGGCTGCCTGGACATCAACGCCTCGGAGAAGGCCGCCCGCTTCGTGCGGACCTGCGACTGCTTCAACATTCCGATCGTGATGCTGGTCGACGTGCCCGGCTTCCTGCCCGGCACCGAGCAGGAGTTCAACGGCATCATCCGCCGCGGCGCCAAGCTGCTCTACGCCTACGGCGAGGCCACCGTCGCCAAGATCACCGTGATCACCCGCAAGGCCTACGGTGGCGCCTACTGCGTGATGGGCTCCAAGGACATGGGCTGCGACGTCAATGTCGCCTGGCCGACGGCTCAGATCGCCGTGATGGGCGCCTCGGGCGCGGTCGGGTTCGTCTACCGCTCGCAGCTCAAGGACGCCGCAGCCAAGGGCGAGGACGTCGACGCGCTGCGCCTGGAACTGCAGCAGGACTACGAGGACACCCTCGTCAATCCCTACGTCGCCGCTGAGCGCGGCTACGTCGACGCGGTCATCCCCCCGTCGCACACCCGCGGATACATCGCGACCGCGCTGCGCCTGCTGGAGCGCAAGATCGCCCAGGTGCCGCCGAAGAAGCATGGGAACATCCCGCTGTGA
- a CDS encoding acyl-CoA carboxylase subunit epsilon translates to MKHEDITEVSDPRDITLDNPEPGVPEIRIDRGNPTDEEIAALVTVLAGVGGGHPAPGPQEVNLWGHPVDKLRYTVTSWQRVTLMGRTHMRK, encoded by the coding sequence GTGAAGCACGAGGACATCACCGAGGTCAGCGACCCCCGCGACATCACGCTGGACAACCCGGAACCGGGCGTGCCCGAGATCCGCATCGACCGGGGCAACCCCACCGATGAGGAGATCGCCGCCCTGGTGACCGTTCTGGCCGGTGTCGGCGGTGGGCATCCCGCGCCGGGGCCGCAGGAGGTCAACCTGTGGGGTCACCCGGTCGACAAGCTGCGCTACACCGTGACGAGCTGGCAGCGGGTGACGCTGATGGGGCGGACCCACATGCGCAAGTGA
- the purE gene encoding 5-(carboxyamino)imidazole ribonucleotide mutase, with the protein MPDTRPLVGVIMGSDSDWPVMEAAVHALAEFGVPFEVGVVSAHRTPGRMLDYARGAAGRGIKVIIAGAGGAAHLPGMVASATPLAVIGVPVPLGKLDGMDSLLSIVQMPAGVPVATVSIGGARNAGLLAVRILGAADPVLLDKMASFQDDLEAQVLAKDRALRERLLGE; encoded by the coding sequence ATGCCTGATACGAGGCCTTTGGTGGGCGTCATCATGGGCAGCGACAGTGACTGGCCGGTGATGGAAGCCGCCGTGCACGCGCTCGCCGAGTTCGGCGTGCCGTTCGAGGTGGGCGTCGTCTCGGCGCACCGCACCCCGGGCCGGATGCTGGACTACGCGCGCGGCGCGGCCGGCCGCGGCATCAAGGTGATCATCGCCGGAGCGGGTGGGGCGGCTCACCTGCCGGGAATGGTGGCCTCGGCCACGCCGCTTGCGGTGATCGGGGTTCCGGTTCCACTGGGCAAGCTCGACGGCATGGACTCGCTGCTGTCGATCGTGCAGATGCCCGCCGGCGTGCCGGTAGCCACGGTGTCGATCGGCGGAGCACGCAACGCGGGCCTGCTGGCGGTCCGGATTCTGGGGGCCGCCGACCCGGTGCTGCTGGACAAGATGGCGAGCTTCCAGGACGACCTTGAAGCCCAGGTGCTGGCGAAGGATCGTGCGCTGCGGGAGCGATTACTCGGAGAGTGA
- a CDS encoding acyl-CoA dehydrogenase, with product MAGNPDFDVFKLPEEHEELRAAIRALAEKEIAPYAADCDENSRFPDEALEALNASGFNAVHVPEEYGGQGADSLAACIVIEEVARVDASASLIPAVNKLGTMGLILRGSEELKKKVLPEIAEGAMASYGLSEREAGSDAAGMRTRAKADGDDWILNGAKAWITNGGKSTWYTVMAVTDPDKGANGISAFMVHADDEGFTVGPKERKLGIKGSPTTELYFENCRIPGDRIIGEPGTGFKTALATLDHTRPTIGAQAVGIAQGALDAAIAYTKDRKQFGRPVSDNQGVQFMLADMAMKVEAARLMVYSAAARAERGEGNLGFISAASKCFASDVAMEVTTDAVQLFGGAGYTIDFPVERMMRDAKITQIYEGTNQIQRVVMSRALLR from the coding sequence ATGGCTGGAAATCCGGATTTCGACGTATTCAAGTTGCCCGAGGAGCACGAGGAACTGCGGGCGGCGATCCGTGCGCTGGCGGAGAAGGAGATCGCTCCCTACGCCGCCGACTGCGATGAGAACTCCCGATTCCCCGACGAAGCCCTCGAGGCGCTGAACGCTTCGGGCTTCAACGCGGTGCATGTGCCCGAGGAGTACGGCGGTCAGGGTGCGGACTCGCTGGCGGCGTGCATCGTCATCGAGGAGGTGGCGCGGGTCGACGCCTCGGCGTCGCTGATCCCCGCGGTCAACAAGCTGGGCACGATGGGCCTGATTCTGCGCGGCTCCGAGGAGCTGAAGAAGAAGGTGCTGCCCGAGATCGCCGAGGGCGCGATGGCCTCCTACGGCCTGTCCGAGCGGGAGGCCGGATCGGACGCGGCCGGGATGCGCACTCGTGCGAAGGCCGACGGCGACGACTGGATTCTCAACGGCGCCAAGGCCTGGATCACCAACGGCGGCAAGTCCACCTGGTACACCGTGATGGCGGTGACCGACCCGGACAAGGGCGCCAATGGCATTTCGGCGTTCATGGTGCATGCCGACGACGAGGGGTTCACGGTCGGACCCAAGGAGCGCAAGCTCGGCATCAAGGGCTCGCCGACCACCGAGCTGTACTTCGAGAACTGTCGTATCCCCGGCGACCGGATCATCGGCGAGCCCGGTACCGGTTTCAAGACTGCGCTGGCTACGTTGGACCACACCCGCCCGACCATCGGTGCCCAAGCCGTCGGCATCGCGCAGGGCGCCCTGGACGCCGCGATTGCATACACCAAGGACCGCAAGCAGTTCGGCCGTCCGGTCTCCGACAACCAGGGTGTGCAGTTCATGCTCGCCGACATGGCGATGAAGGTCGAGGCCGCACGGCTGATGGTGTACTCGGCCGCGGCGCGTGCCGAGCGCGGTGAAGGCAATCTCGGGTTCATCTCGGCGGCCTCGAAGTGCTTCGCCTCCGACGTGGCGATGGAGGTCACCACCGACGCCGTGCAGCTCTTCGGCGGTGCCGGCTACACCATTGACTTCCCGGTCGAGCGGATGATGCGCGACGCCAAGATCACCCAGATCTACGAGGGCACCAACCAGATTCAGCGGGTCGTGATGTCCCGCGCGCTGCTGCGTTAG